ATTCAGTATATGCTTTTCCTGGTCTGAAATTATAATATTTTGGGTACCATTGTGCCTTTCTAAGAATCTGATCATATTGCTCATCATCTATTAATCTGCCAAGACCAGCATCTCTTGCCTCAATTGCAACTCTTTTTGCAATATGAAATGACACTTCTCTTATGTTTTCAAATCCTGGTAAAAGTAGACCTTGTTTCATTTGCTCTTCTGTAACAAGATTACTTAATTCTTTACTCGCTGCTAAAAACATTTTATAGGTAACTTTTGGAGTTTTTGAAATTAATGCTCCAAGCCCTAATCCAGGAAAAATATACATATTGTTACATTGCGATGTATATATTTTACCATTTGGTCCATCCACAGGCTCAAAAGGACTTCCGCAAGCCATTAACCCTTTTCCGTTAGTTGCTTTAACCATATCAATTGGCGTACATTCACATTTTGATGTTGGATTTGAAAGCGCAAGTATTACAGGTCTTTCATCATTTTTAGCCATCTCAGAAAGTATTTCATGATTGAAGATACCTGTTTGTGCTGTAACACCTATTAAAACAGTTGCTTTAGAATTCTTAACTACATCTTTTAAATTAATTTTATTAGCATCTTCTAACTTCCAATTGCTAAGCTTTGATTTTTTCTGTGCAAACATTCTCATCTGAGGTTCAAGATCCGGCATATCATCAGTAATCAAGCCTTTTACGTCAATTGCGTATATTAATTCAGCTGCCTGTTCTTCTGTAAGACCTTCTTCTTTCAACATCTGCATTATGTTAAAAGCAATACCAGATCCTGCCTGACCCAAACCGACAATAATATATTTCTGCTGTTTAAATGTGGATTTTTTAATTCTCATAGCTGTCATCATTGCTGATAAAGCAATTGAACCTGTTCCCTGAATATCATCATTAAATGAAAGAATACGATCCTGATATCTTTCAAGTAAAGTAAATGCTTTATGTTTTGCGAAATCTTCCCATTGAAGTAATGCCTGTGGAAAATTACGTTTAACACCCAACACAAATTTTTCAATAAATTCATAATACTTTTCACCATCAAGTCTTTTTCTGTTCCAACCAAGGTATAATGGATCATTTAATAATCCTTCATTATTAGTACCTACATCAAGAGTAATTGGCAAACAACATGCAGGATGCAATCCACCGGCAGCAATATAAAGGTTAACTTTACCTACTGGAATACCCATGCCATCAGAACCTAAGTCGCCAAGACCAAGAATTCTTTCTCCATCAGTAACTACTATTAAAGATATTTGCGGAGAACTTATACTTTGAAAGATTTTATCAATATTTCTGATATTATCAGGATTTAAATAAATCCCTCTGTATTTTCGTGTTATATGACTAAGTTGTAAACATGCCTGACCTACAGTTGGTGTATAAACTATAGGTAACATTTCTTCAAGATGTTCTAAAAGTAATCTGTAAAAAAGAATTTCATTTCTGTTTAATAGAGCCTGTAAGAACACATATTTATCTATATCTGTTGGTTTTTTTAAATAATTTTCATAATTTCTCTTTAACTGAATATCAAGAGTTGATGTTTTGTATCTGAGCGAACCAATGATGTCAAGGCTATATCTTTCCTCATCAGAAAAAGCTGATGCCTTATTTAAAAATGGATCATTTACTAATTGTTGACCTCTTAAATAGACTTCCAGATATTCCTCGTGGGTTAATGGATCTACTTTAAAACTAAATGTTTTCATATAATAATAATTTAATTTTGAATATTATTTAATAATTTATTTCTTCAAAATTAACATTGAGAAAAACAAAAACATATGATTTAAAGCACAAGAGAATAGCTAAAATGTCAGTGTTTTAGGTAAAACATTCTGCTTAAAACTGAAGCTTATTAAAAATAACTAAATGTAATTTAGTAAATTATTAAATTTATTAAAATCCATTAAGCTTCATTAGTACAGTAGGTAATAAAAGTACAAATCCCAAAAAGAAAAGAATTATCATAAGAGGAAGCATCCATTTAAACCACTTACCATAAGGAATTTTTGCCATACTTAACACACCAAGCAATACTCCGCTAGTTGGAGTAATCATATTTGTAAACCCACCACCAAACTGGAATGCAGTTACAGCAGATTGTCTTGAAATACCTATTAAGTCGGAAAATTGTGACATTATTGGCATTGTAAGTGCTGCTTTTGCTGTTCCTGATGGGATAAATATATTTAGCATAGTTTCAATTAAATAAATCATACTTACAGAACCAACTTTTCCAAGATCTCTTAATGATTCAGCTGCTCCATAAAGAATAGTATCAATTATTTTTCCGTCATTTAAAATTACAATAATACCACCCGCAAGACCAACAACCAAAGCTGCTGACATTATATCTCTAGCACCTTCAAGGAAACTTTTAACAATTTCACCTGCACCAAAACCAAAAGCAATTCCTGATATAAGTCCCATAACAAGGAATAAAGTAGCAATTTCCATAACATACCATCCGTAACCCATTACACCAATTATGAGAAATAACATTGTAAACATCAGAATATTAAGTATGAAAAAATGCACTGACTTCCTCATGCTAAAAAAACTTGTAATAACATAAAGACCAGTAGTTATAGGTAAAATTGGCAAAACTGTAAACTTATCTCCAATAGATAACTTAGTTAACGGATATAAATAAGAAATATAAATTAATAGTGCAGATGACAGAATGAAAGCGATCCAACCACTAACAGGTGTTTTAAATTTTATTTCTTCGGATGATTCAAGATGTTTTGCTCGCCAATATTCATCTTCGTTGTACATTATAGAAAGTTTGGGATTCTTTTTAATTTTATTAGCATACCATAAAACAAAAGCAATTCCAATAGTTGAAATTACTATCCAACAAAAAAATCTATATTCAATACCTGAAAATAGTGGAATTTGTGAAATTCCCTGAGCAATACCAATTGTAAAAGGGTTTAGCAAGGCACCTGCAAATCCAAGGTGTGCTCCCAAATAACACATACAAACACCAACAATTGAATCATAACCCATTGAAATGGCAAGAGGAACAAATATGATAACAAAAGCAATAGTTTCTTCGCTCATGCCAAAAACTGCCCCAAATACACTAAATATAAGCATTATAATAACAATAAAAATATTATTAATACCTATCTTTTTAATGATTTTCCAGTTTTCAAGGTTTTTGGACGCTTTAAGAAATGACATTATTCCAATATCAATTGCTTTAGTACTGTTCATAATCCAAAATGCGCCACCAATTATAAGAATGAAAATAATAATATGAGCCTGTTTTTCGAAACCTGTAAAGAATGCAGAAAATATTTGCCAAGTCTGTGGCTGGTTTTCAGTATAGTGAAATGAATTATTTACAACAACTTCTCTGTCAATACCACTAACCTTAACGGTTTGACGTGTAAACTCACCACCGGGAATAATCCATGTAAGTATTGCTGCAAATATTATTATGCAAAAAACTATTACGTATGTATGCGGGATTTTCTTTAACATATTATTTAATTTGATAATTCACAAAAATAAGTTTTTGTATTTAATATTAATAGTTATTTTTGAACTGCTGTAAAAAAACATTATTTAACTGAGAATTATGAATTTTCTTGTAATTAACATTAAGGAATTAATTCAGGCGGAACCAAAATCACGACTAAAAGTTTGTGGAAAACAAATGTCAAAACTGCCGGTTATTAAAGATGCTTTTTTATATGTTGAGAGTGGTCGCATTATGGATTTTGGTCCAATGGAAGACATGAATATTAAGCGTGAGCGATACTTCTCAATGTCCAATAAAATTATTGATGCAACCGGTAAATATGTACTTCCTACCTGGTGCGATTCACATAGTCATATTGTTTATGCAGGCAGCAGAGAGAAAGAGTTTGTAGATAAAATTAAGGGACTTAGTTACGAAGAAATTGCAAAAAGAGGAGGAGGGATATTAAATTCTGCTAAGCTTATTCAGAAAACATCAGAAGATGATTTGTACGAACAATCAATGGTTCGTTTAAATGAAGTTATAAAACTTGGAACTGGTGCAATTGAAATTAAAAGCGGTTATGGCTTAAATACCGAAAGTGAATTAAAAATGCTTCGGGTAATTAGAAAGATGAAAGAAAATACCTGTGCAAAGATTAAAGCTACATTTTTAGGAGCACATGCTATTCCATTAGAATATAAAGAAAACAGCGAAGAATATATTGATTTACTTATTAACGAAATGATACCTGTTGTTGCAGGTGAGGATTTAGCCGATTTTATTGATGTATTCTGCGATAAAGGTTTTTTTACACCGGAGCAAACTGAAAGAATATTAATGGCAGGATTAAAACATGGATTACGTCCTAAAATTCATGCAAATGAATTAGCACTTTCAGGCGGAATTCAGGTTGGTGTTAAATATGGTGCATTATCTGTTGATCATATTGAGTACACAGGCGATGAAGAGATTGCATGCTTAATGGAATCTGATACTATGCCTACAATATTGCCCGGAGCTGCATTCTTTTTAAACATGCCTTTAGCTCCTGCACGTAAAATGATAGATGCCGGTTTGCCTGTTGCACTTGCTTCCGACTATAATCCGGGTTCATCTCCATCCGGAAATATGAATTTAATAATGTCCATGGGATGCATTAATTACAAAATGTTACCGGAAGAAGTTATACATGCTGTTACAGTTAATTCAGCATATGCTATGGGAGTTTCAGAACAATTAGGAACTATTTCATTAGGTAAGTCAGCAAGTTTTATTATAACTAAACCAATACCATCAATTGAATTTCTTCCATACTCGTTTGGGAGTAATGTTATAGATTCAGTTTATTTGAATGGGAAGTTGCAGTAACTACCAATTATTATAGTGTATTTTCTCTTTGTTAAATCTTTCTGGTATAGGTTTTTCTTCATTGTGATGGCCTATTGCTACAAGTGAGATGGGTGTAATGTTTTCTGGTAAATTAAATATTTTTCTCATGTCGGTAATTCTTTCTTGTCTTGGATATAACCCCAACCATACTGTTCCTAATCCAATTGAATGTGCTGCTAACAATATATTCTGAGTTGCTGCACAACAATCAACAACCTGATATCCTAATTCTGTTTGTATATCGTAATCTCCACAAACCATTATTGCAACCTGAGCTTGTGTTAACATTTTTGCATATGGATGCACAACAGATAATTTATCAAGCATTTCTCTTTCTGTAATTACCAAAAATTGCCATGGCTGATAATTATTTGCCGAAGGAGCATAAGATGCTGCCTTTAAAAGTTGTTCAATATCTTCTTTGCTTACAGGTTCACTGTTATATTTACGAATACTTCTTCGGCTTATTATACAATCGTATGCTTCCATTTATATTTTTTAATTATTGAATCCTTAATAGCAAAAGTAATAAATATCTTGTTTTAAGGCATTAATAAGTTTATTTAAAATATTTTCTTTTTTTTGCACCTTTCTTCAATTTTTGTAGTCTTGACTTTGAAAAAACTGTATCTTCATACTTTAAATTTAATAAAAATGAAAAATATTTTAACTATTACATTATCAATTCTAATCGTAAATTATTTATTCGGACAAAAAATTTCTGATTACCATAAACCCAATTTCGAAGATAAACACTTTGAAAACAAAATAATAGAAGCTAATAATCCTTTACTTGACAATTATGATGTAAAGTTTTATAAGATTGATATAAATGCTACAAATACTACAAAAGCGATTTCGGGAAATGGAACTGTAAATGCTGTAGTTGTTGGAAATCCAATGTCAACATTGGTTTTAGAATTAATTAATTCATTAACTGTTGACTCAGTATTTGTTAATAATGTAAAACTAATTTTCAGTCATGCTAATGATGAAATTACAGTAAATTTACCATCAGCATTGCCAGTTGGTTCTTCTTTTTCTTCAGTAGTTTATTATCATGGCACATCATCCGGAAATGGAATTAGAAATGGAAATTCACCAAGTTGGGGAAGTCAGATAACATGGACTTTGAGCGAGTCATATCATGCAAAAGACTGGTTTCCATGCAAACAAATTCTTTCAGATAAAGCAGATTCTGTTTATGTTTTTGTAACTTGTCCAAATACTTTAAAAGCTGGTTCAAATGGCTTATTGAAAGACGTAGTAGTAGTTCCAGGTAATAAATTAAGATATGAGTGGAAATCATATTATCCAATAAATTATTACTTACCAAGTATTGCTGTATCAAATTATCAGGAATATAATATTTATGCCCATCCTGCAGGAATTTCAGATTCTATATTAATTCAGAATTATTTGTATCCAAATAGTGGTTATCTTCCATATTTTCAAGATATCATTGATTTAACTCCTTCGTTTATTGAATTACTTTCTGACAAATATGGAATGTATCCTTTTAAAAATGAAAAATACGGGCATTGTACTGCTCCAATTGGGGGAGGAATGGAGCATCAGACCATGACTACACTCTCAAGTTTTAGTTTTGAATTAGTTATTCATGAGTTAGGGCATATGTGGTTTGGTGATAATGTAACTTGTTCTACATGGCAGGATATATGGGTAAATGAAGGGTTTGCAACTTACACACATTACATAGGTTTACAAAATTTAGAAACACAGGCAGCTGCCGATCAAATGATTATTACAACACAGGATGATGTTATGGCTTCTCCTGATGGAAGTCTTTACATTCCTATAGCTGATGTTTTTGATGAAGCTAGGATTTTTGATTATAGATTAACTTATGAAAAAGGAGCAGCTATAATTCATCAGATTCGGTTTATTTTAAATAATGACACTTTGTTTTTTAACATTCTGAAAAATTTTCAGCAAACATATGGTGGAAACGTTGCTTCTGCAACTGATTTTAAAAATATACTTGAAACTATATCAGGAATTGATTTTACAGATTATTTTAACCAATGGTACTATGGTGAAGGTTTTCCTACATACGATGTTGTATGGAGTCAACAATCAGGAAATGTAAGCCTCACTCTTGGTCAGACCACATCAATGCCTTTGATAACTCCGTTTTTTAAATTGCCTGTAGAAATTAAATTCTCATGGACAGGCGGAGATACAACTATAAGATTCAATAATACAGTTAATCAGCAACAATTTAATGTAAATATTCCGCACTCTATAACAAATTTACAGATAGATCCAAACAACTGGCTAACTGATGGAACTGCAAGTATTGCGTTAAATGTTTCTGATAATATAATTTTGAATAAAACTTTAAAAATATATCCTAACCCTGCCAAAGATTATATTGATATAACTACTGCAGGTGTGAGTTCAGAAATTCCTGTTGAAATAAGAGATGTAACAGGAAAAGTTGTTAGTAATTTTGTAATAAATTCAGATTATTCAAAAATAAATATTTCAAAATTAAATCAGGGTATGTATTTTATTTCTGGAAATAACATTACACCTGTAAAATTTATTAAAATGCAGTAAATGACGAGACTTTTTCTGATATTCTTTTTATCTATTATCATTTGTAATAACAATACAAATGCTCAGGACACTATTCCCAGGAACATAAAGAATGCTATTGACGAAAGATATATTGAGAAATATAACAATATACCAGCAGCATATTTAAGCATTTATGGAAAATATAATAATATCAGTTTGGTTGATCTTGATTCAGGCAGAACTCTTACCTACAAACCTAATATTTCATTAAGCTTTGGACCTGGTTTTGGATATAAATGGTTTGGAATAGATTTGTCGCTAATTTCCTTTGGCAAACTTGATGAGAATACTTATGGCAAAACAAAAAAAACTGACATTCAAAGTCATCTTTATTTAAAAAGATTTATTGCAGATTTTGTTTATCAGGATTATAAGGGTTTTTACCTTGACTCTGTTTTAAATAAAGATACCACCCGGAAAATATATAATCAAACAACAATCCGACCGGATATACAACAGCAAAGTCTTGGTGGTACATTTATGTATTTCACAAACTATAAAAGATTTTCATTTAAATCAACATTTTCTCAAACTGAATTTCAAAAGAAAAGTGCTGGTACCTGGGCATTCGGTGTAAATTTTCACATATTGTCAATTTCCGGTGATTCAAGTCTGGTAAGCCATTCGTTAAAAGCATTCTTTGATTCTACATCATATATTAAAAAAGTTTCATCTTATAATTTCGGTGTAGTAGGAGGGTATTTTCATACATTTACTTCAAAAAAATGGTTTGTAACAGTGTCACTACTAGGTGGTCTTGACAGTAAGAAAGAATTGTTTACTCTTGAAGATAATATTGAAAGAAAAGATACGATAAACCTCTCGGGAAGATTACAAGCCAGACTTGGTACAGGGTTTAACTTTAACAGAGTATATTTTGGTGTAAATATTATTGCTGATGGTTACTATTTTACCAATTCTAAACAGGAATATGGTACAGTAAGAATATATTTTGGATACAGGTTTACTCCTAAATTAAGTAAAACATGAAAATTAATTACTTTTTGATATCATTTATTTTGTTATCAAATTTATTATTTGCTCAGTATAGTGAACCTGATGCATATAAAACAATGATTAAGCCTGATTTTCGTACTGTATTAAAATCAGCTTCTTATTTACTAAATCAGTATGATCAAAAATTTATTCATATTGATATTTCTGCAAATGAATCTAATGTAGATATTTCAGGTAATGTAAAATACACATTGTTATCAAAAGTAAATTCTTTAGACACAATTTATTTTGAGCTCACTCAAAAGTTTACTGTTGATAGTATTCAGGTAAATTCACAACAAGCTACATTTTATTTTTCTAACGACACTTTACTTGCCTTTCCGTCAATTCCAATTTCACAAAATAGTTTATTAACGGTACAAATTTGGTATCACAGAATACCGGGTGCATCTGTAAACTGGAATTCAGGTTTAAAAAACACACATGATGGGGTATATAATCAGGATATTACCTGGACACTTTCAGAATCATTTCATTTAAATGACTGGGTACCTTGCAAGCAAGATTTAACAGACAGATTAGATTCTGCATGGATTTTTGTAACAGTTGACAGTTCATTAAAAGCCGGGTCGAACGGAATACTTTCACAAATAACGCATTTAACAAATGGTAAACTAAGATATGAGTGGAAAGAACATCATCCTATTGTGTATTATTTGTTATCAATTGCTGTAGGAAAATATAATGAATATAATATTTATGCTCATCCCGCTAATTCACCCGACAGTATTTTAATTCAGAATTATATTTATAATAGTCCGCAGTTTTTGATTGATAACTCATGGCAATTTTCTAAAATGGTTCCCATATTTGAACTTTATTGTGATAAATTCGGACCATATCCCTGGGCTGATGAAAAATTCGGACATGCTTTGTGCCCTGTTGGTGGAGGAATGGAACATCAAACAATGACAACCTTAGGACATTTAAGCCCGGATTTAGTTGCACACGAGCTGACTCATCAATGGTTTGGCGACAAAATAACATGTGCCAGCTGGCAGGATATTTGGGTTAATGAAGGATTTGCTTCATACGGAGAATATATTTTTCATCAGAATTTAGAATCTCAGGCTAACGCTGATGGTTTTATGTATTATTGCCATACACTTGCTAAGCAAAAGCCATTTCAGAGTGTATATATACCATTTTCTGAAGCCTGGGACGAAAATAGAATATTCAGCCCTTATTTAAGTTATAAAAAGGGTGCTGCAATTATTCACATGCTAAGATATTTGAGCAATACAGATTCTTTGTTCTTTGTTGCTTTAAAACAAATGCAGGCTCAATATGCCGACAGCGTATTAACCGGAGCCGATGTTAAAAATATTTTTGCAGCTGTTAACGGAAAAAGTTTCGACGATTTTTTTAATCAATATTATTATGGTGAAGGTTATCCTATCTATAAAATTGTATGGCAACAAGATTCTATTATTAATGGTTATGGCGATTTAAAAGTAAAACTAGAACAACACGGAAGTTTTGCAAGTAATAATTTATTTACAATCCCTGTTGAATTAAAAATTTATACAAATTCTGATTCTGTAACAACAGTTATAAACCCTACTCAAAATGTGCAAACTTTTAATATAAACGTCAATAATAAAAGGGTTAATAGCATTATTTTCGACCCCAATAACTGGGTATTGGATAGTTTGTTAAGTATAACACAAGAAGTACCTACTACAGTAATGGATGATTTTTTTATTTCAATTTATCCAAACCCTGTATCAGAAAATATTTATTTTAAATACTCAGGAACTGATGGGTTTAAAGGAAATTTAAGGCTACTTGACCTATCAGGGAGAGAGGTACTTTACCATCAAATAAATTCTAAATTAGAAGTTATTCCTTTAAAAAATATTAAACCAGGAATGTATTTATCAGAAATTACCGGTAATCATATAACATTTGTCAGAAAAATGGTGATTATAAAGTAAAGTGTAATTATTCTTTTACAATTTTCTTATATTCAATATTTTTTCCGTTATTAATTTTTAATAAATAAACGCCTGCTTTAAGGTCTGTTGTTCTTACAATAGTTTTTTCAGTAAAAATTCCTTTGATAACAGTTTGTCCCATTAAATTTAAAATCTCATAGTTTAATTTATCATTATTCTCTTTAATTTCAATTGTTAATTCATTTGTTACAGGATTTGGATAAGCAGAAACTTTATTTTCTGAAATATTTGAATAATTTATTTCAGTTGGACAATGAAAAACTGCTTCAAGTATTTCGTCTTTACCATGACTAAGCCCTATACGAGTAGGTGTTACAATTGAATCAATTTTCACTCCATTACGTTGCTGTTGGTAACCATCTTCGTAATACCACCCAAGTGAAGTAAAATATGTTATTATACCACCAGGTAATGTAACGATGCTTATATTGCCGTCAGCACCAGCTGTTTGAGTTCCGATTACTTTTGAATTTGGGAAATAGCTTAAATACTGGCATGTGTATTCAGCCTGACTTTGTGTTTCCTGATTAACCAATAAGTATATATCACCATTATAAGGATTCAAGTTAGACCAATTGCCAATATTTGAACCATCATCAAAAACATTATACCAACCAGGCATATAATACTTATTAGGTAAATTAGTTAGTGATGGTTCAAAAAATTTTGCACTTAAAGTAGGAGAAGGAAATAATAATGGAGCCAAATCCCATAAAGTTCCATTAGGATAATTTCGAATATCAAAAATTATAGCTGGTGCATTTTGAAAAGTTGTATACATACCATTTACTTCAGATGATTGTAGTTTACCCATATCAACATACCCATATCCACAATTCGTAAAAAAATAGGAGGTTGAATTTCCATTATTATATATCCAATTATACCAATAACTAATAAACATTGACCTTGCTATGGTTACAGAATACAGATTATTTGTGCTATCCAAAAATGTACATAATACACCTGAACTTTCTGTTCCACGTAACATTTGAGAATATGCATCCCTATAAAATGCAGCTGGGGTTGAAGATGGGACAAAATCAGATAATGAATCTTCAATATTTTTAATTCCAATTCCTTTAATAGAAGTAAGAATATCTCCAATATGAACGCCTGGTATATTTTGTAGCTTTGTTACAACACAATTTGTATCAATTCTTGTAAAATAAATAGGTGGCATGTATGATCCACCCCAGAATGTATTTTCTAATATATTACTTGAAGTAAATCCATGAGAATCATTGATTTTTGTAACTAATTTTAAAAAAGTTTTATGGAAGTCTGCTGTTAATGAAACTTGTCGTATTTTGGGAATAAACTCATAAAGAGTACTATCCCAAGATTGATCCATAATGTTTTTAAATGGATGAAAATAGTTTATTACATTCCAATAATAAAACATAATTGCTAGTCGGTTAGCTTTATTTTGGGAACT
This sequence is a window from Bacteroidia bacterium. Protein-coding genes within it:
- a CDS encoding T9SS type A sorting domain-containing protein; its protein translation is MKLFKLILIVLFAFNIASAQRLLINTNVNKSRNFQSSILTGKVVQINKVTKSELQQIPDDINGRLYRLCKIWGYFKYFHQNKCTLKWDTLLNTTINQVLNSTSNLDFNNSLMVMFNKVGNNTNLPNSSILPDTNLNFNNSWITDTVLSQSVRNFLDTFTLYIHPDTSTCFIKYNDYSNSNNFGLIDFSNDSMILLGSSQNKANRLAIMFYYWNVINYFHPFKNIMDQSWDSTLYEFIPKIRQVSLTADFHKTFLKLVTKINDSHGFTSSNILENTFWGGSYMPPIYFTRIDTNCVVTKLQNIPGVHIGDILTSIKGIGIKNIEDSLSDFVPSSTPAAFYRDAYSQMLRGTESSGVLCTFLDSTNNLYSVTIARSMFISYWYNWIYNNGNSTSYFFTNCGYGYVDMGKLQSSEVNGMYTTFQNAPAIIFDIRNYPNGTLWDLAPLLFPSPTLSAKFFEPSLTNLPNKYYMPGWYNVFDDGSNIGNWSNLNPYNGDIYLLVNQETQSQAEYTCQYLSYFPNSKVIGTQTAGADGNISIVTLPGGIITYFTSLGWYYEDGYQQQRNGVKIDSIVTPTRIGLSHGKDEILEAVFHCPTEINYSNISENKVSAYPNPVTNELTIEIKENNDKLNYEILNLMGQTVIKGIFTEKTIVRTTDLKAGVYLLKINNGKNIEYKKIVKE